A stretch of Bradyrhizobium sp. CCBAU 53338 DNA encodes these proteins:
- a CDS encoding cysteine hydrolase family protein has translation MGPSLRSTALVALHYQNDILHPDGKIRLGFGQDATNRTGVIDAARRLLGGARALGLPIVHVRTARSAIAGTFRENAPIFRNVVALGAVIEGEWGSEFFEELAPLPNETVVVHNRVNGFYESSLEMRLREIGADRLIMSGVATNSCVEHTARHAADIGYDVIVAEDACSASRRDVHEAALFNIGLIGSVTTVSDLVLAKFQ, from the coding sequence ATGGGACCGAGCTTGCGGAGCACGGCTCTGGTCGCCCTGCATTATCAAAACGACATCCTTCATCCAGATGGCAAAATTCGGCTTGGGTTTGGTCAGGATGCGACTAATCGAACTGGGGTCATCGATGCGGCCAGACGCCTGCTGGGCGGTGCTCGAGCATTGGGGCTGCCAATCGTGCATGTTCGCACGGCAAGATCCGCTATCGCGGGCACATTTCGCGAGAATGCGCCTATATTCCGCAACGTTGTTGCGCTCGGTGCAGTCATTGAGGGCGAGTGGGGCTCAGAATTCTTTGAGGAACTTGCTCCGTTACCGAACGAGACCGTCGTGGTGCACAATAGAGTGAATGGCTTCTACGAGTCTTCGCTTGAAATGCGGCTCCGCGAGATTGGAGCGGATCGTCTTATTATGTCGGGCGTTGCCACAAATTCTTGCGTAGAGCACACGGCGCGGCATGCCGCGGATATCGGATACGATGTGATCGTTGCTGAGGACGCATGTTCCGCATCGCGGCGCGACGTGCACGAGGCAGCGCTGTTCAACATCGGCCTCATTGGATCCGTTACCACCGTCAGTGATCTCGTTCTGGCAAAATTCCAATGA
- a CDS encoding helix-turn-helix domain-containing protein, whose translation MLLSSQGGEAVPRDELQYYPAPNTPAWTTVLDSLALRASAHRQDPSAPFAGATHSADADVDAWQQRLRKTFCDLEIEPFSASSFSARLSTLDRGELKVSFLLAPGQSATRSMMGIRKAPVETFFLNIHLHANGFVEHRDGVSQINAGEAVLIDAMQPYRINYRDPFRAACIQFPQSWLRERGESNLDSSIARRLPRDTGAPRVLAAAVETLIESNVPGSKDDISVELFLDVLSTSLKGAECGNGPLAAGVAMRAGLLRRYLAQTYREECLTPAIAATALGWSVRNLHKICQDSGTSFGKMLLNMRLAASAQKLVSAKQGQQQISELALECGFRDISHFCRAFKQRYGLSPSRYALYHR comes from the coding sequence ATGTTACTGTCGTCACAGGGAGGAGAAGCCGTGCCCCGTGACGAGCTTCAATACTATCCGGCGCCAAATACGCCGGCTTGGACGACAGTGCTTGATTCTTTGGCACTGCGCGCAAGTGCGCATCGGCAAGATCCTTCGGCTCCGTTTGCTGGCGCTACGCACAGCGCGGATGCTGACGTTGATGCGTGGCAACAACGACTTCGCAAGACTTTTTGCGATTTGGAAATCGAACCCTTTAGTGCGAGCAGCTTTTCGGCGCGCCTGAGCACTTTGGACAGAGGCGAACTGAAAGTCTCTTTTCTCCTTGCACCGGGTCAGTCTGCCACTCGTTCGATGATGGGTATTCGCAAAGCGCCCGTCGAGACATTTTTTCTAAATATTCACCTACACGCAAATGGCTTCGTGGAACATCGGGACGGCGTCTCACAAATTAATGCAGGCGAGGCCGTGTTGATTGACGCAATGCAACCGTACAGGATCAACTATCGTGATCCGTTCCGCGCTGCATGTATCCAATTTCCACAGAGCTGGCTTAGAGAACGTGGCGAAAGCAACCTCGACTCTTCGATAGCTAGACGGTTGCCGCGAGATACCGGCGCGCCTCGTGTGCTGGCTGCGGCCGTAGAGACGCTGATTGAGTCTAATGTACCAGGATCGAAAGACGACATCTCGGTTGAACTGTTCCTAGACGTGCTTTCCACTAGTCTTAAAGGGGCCGAATGTGGCAACGGTCCACTGGCTGCCGGAGTTGCCATGCGCGCGGGACTGCTGCGTCGTTACTTGGCGCAGACCTATCGAGAGGAATGCCTAACACCGGCGATCGCGGCGACAGCCTTGGGTTGGTCAGTTCGCAACTTGCACAAGATATGCCAGGATAGCGGAACAAGCTTCGGCAAGATGTTGCTCAATATGAGATTGGCGGCTTCCGCCCAGAAGCTCGTGTCAGCAAAGCAAGGTCAGCAGCAGATTTCAGAACTTGCGCTCGAATGCGGCTTTCGCGATATCTCTCATTTCTGTCGTGCATTTAAACAGCGTTACGGCTTGAGCCCGAGCCGATACGCGCTGTATCACCGGTGA
- a CDS encoding SDR family oxidoreductase, whose protein sequence is MIRLDGKNLIVTGATQGLGADIAKRLIEAGACVAIVGRGAQKGKALERALGARARFVEADLSSDRDIEVCVEKVIGLFGAIDGLVNNACIYDDPGLAATREQWHRLLDVNLIGPAILSAKVAERMPEAGGVIVNIGSIGGKTGAANRMLYPASKAAILQITKNLAVTLSPRNIRVLSVSPAVTWSPSVESSTGSIDKADERGAVLHPLGRIGRGYEVANAVLFACSELASFMTGTDIAVDGGYTSVGPDQGLGPRPWMSGLPIVP, encoded by the coding sequence ATGATACGTCTTGATGGCAAGAATCTGATCGTTACGGGTGCGACCCAGGGACTCGGCGCCGACATAGCGAAGCGCTTGATCGAGGCAGGTGCCTGCGTTGCTATCGTGGGGCGGGGCGCCCAAAAGGGTAAAGCGTTGGAGCGGGCATTGGGAGCTCGTGCACGCTTCGTTGAGGCCGATCTTTCTTCCGATCGGGATATTGAGGTATGCGTCGAGAAAGTCATAGGCCTGTTCGGGGCCATCGATGGTCTCGTCAACAACGCCTGCATTTACGATGACCCCGGGCTCGCGGCGACTCGCGAGCAATGGCATCGTTTGTTGGACGTAAATCTGATTGGACCGGCGATACTCAGCGCGAAGGTAGCAGAACGTATGCCCGAAGCGGGCGGGGTCATCGTAAATATCGGTAGCATCGGGGGCAAGACCGGCGCGGCCAACCGCATGTTATATCCGGCCTCGAAGGCAGCCATCCTGCAGATTACCAAGAACCTTGCCGTCACCTTGTCGCCCCGGAACATCCGAGTGCTTTCGGTCTCGCCGGCCGTAACATGGTCTCCGAGCGTCGAGTCCTCGACGGGGTCGATCGACAAGGCCGACGAGCGGGGCGCAGTTCTTCATCCTCTAGGGCGGATCGGTCGGGGGTATGAAGTTGCGAATGCGGTCCTCTTCGCCTGCTCGGAGCTTGCGAGCTTTATGACTGGCACCGACATCGCGGTCGATGGTGGCTATACGAGCGTAGGCCCTGATCAAGGGCTCGGACCGCGCCCTTGGATGAGCGGCCTCCCGATCGTCCCGTGA
- a CDS encoding aromatic ring-hydroxylating dioxygenase subunit alpha, producing MQKDTFESRIDRLVYPDHVHRDVYTDPEIFEIEMDRIFGRAWIYVGHESQVPNAGDYWTTVVGRDPVIMVRDKAGNVHVLHNRCPHKGAKVVAEGCGNTGPIFRCPYHAWTFKLDGALMGVPHRSWYDGTGFDPKGEDFSIQSVARVESHRGFVFASLSKEGPNLKTFLGGAITTLDNFADRAPEGRVIVAGGVQRVWQESNWKLFLENMNDTAHAPATHESSWTAAKQTASSRFGGKSPFQLHIIEGNGEPNAFWESLDFRCYDYGHSYFDAIFNAPGDRISVEYREQLSDAYGKERAEEILKINRHNTVLYPSCSPHVGFQQMRVIRPMAVNRTMIEFFTFRLAGTTDEFFQRTINYTNIVNSPSSVVMVDDVDLYRRCQEGMLSDGGQWISQHRNYGKDIRGDHEIIGKGVTELPMRNQFAAWKKYMKQPTSRASNGRVMAAE from the coding sequence ATGCAGAAAGACACGTTCGAATCGCGAATTGATAGGCTGGTTTATCCGGATCACGTTCATCGGGATGTCTACACCGATCCCGAGATCTTCGAGATTGAGATGGACCGAATCTTCGGACGTGCATGGATCTATGTGGGGCATGAGAGCCAGGTCCCCAATGCAGGGGACTATTGGACGACCGTAGTCGGCAGGGACCCTGTAATCATGGTGCGCGACAAGGCGGGAAATGTCCACGTGCTGCACAACCGATGTCCGCACAAGGGCGCCAAGGTCGTTGCTGAAGGCTGCGGCAATACCGGGCCGATCTTCCGCTGCCCATACCACGCCTGGACGTTCAAGCTCGATGGAGCCCTGATGGGCGTTCCGCACCGGAGCTGGTATGACGGGACCGGTTTCGACCCGAAAGGCGAGGACTTCTCGATCCAGTCGGTTGCGCGTGTGGAATCCCATCGGGGGTTCGTGTTCGCAAGCCTGAGCAAGGAAGGTCCGAACCTGAAGACGTTTTTGGGCGGCGCGATCACCACGCTCGACAACTTCGCCGATCGTGCCCCCGAAGGACGAGTGATCGTCGCGGGGGGGGTCCAGCGCGTCTGGCAAGAAAGCAACTGGAAATTGTTTCTAGAAAATATGAATGATACGGCCCACGCGCCCGCCACACACGAGTCGTCGTGGACGGCCGCCAAGCAGACGGCAAGCAGCCGTTTCGGTGGGAAATCTCCATTTCAGCTTCATATTATCGAGGGCAATGGCGAGCCGAACGCCTTTTGGGAATCGCTCGATTTTCGTTGCTACGATTATGGCCACAGCTACTTCGACGCCATTTTCAACGCTCCCGGCGACAGGATTTCGGTCGAGTACCGGGAACAGTTGAGCGATGCTTATGGCAAGGAACGCGCCGAGGAAATCTTGAAAATCAACCGGCATAATACCGTGCTGTATCCGAGCTGTTCGCCTCATGTCGGATTCCAGCAAATGCGCGTTATCCGCCCGATGGCGGTTAACCGGACCATGATCGAATTCTTCACCTTCAGGCTGGCGGGCACGACGGACGAGTTCTTCCAGAGAACAATCAACTATACCAACATCGTCAACTCCCCTTCGTCAGTCGTGATGGTTGACGACGTTGACCTCTACCGTCGCTGTCAGGAGGGCATGCTTTCTGACGGTGGCCAGTGGATTAGTCAGCACCGCAACTACGGAAAGGATATCCGCGGTGATCACGAGATAATCGGCAAGGGCGTAACCGAACTTCCCATGCGCAACCAATTCGCCGCCTGGAAGAAGTACATGAAGCAACCAACGAGCAGGGCGTCCAACGGACGCGTGATGGCGGCGGAATAG
- a CDS encoding aldehyde dehydrogenase family protein: protein MSLHVTPVSLQDALQPNLYIDGAFREASKGEVLDVINPTTGTKMASVAAGDASDIDAAVQAAHRQFEEGAWRRLSGADRGKLMFRVADLIERDLNLIAAMEATDNGKPVGMAANVDLPNTIDTLRYYAGWADKLEGRSIPTAGAFGRPTLSYTIREPLGVVGSIGAYNAPTMYIGWKCAAALAAGNTVVLKPAEEAPLTSLYIAKLFAEAGVPNGVFNVVSGYGPVAGMALLRHPLVAKVSYTGGGAVGRLLAKEAAELLKPITLELGGKAPMIVLGDADLDAAIPFLAMGLFANQGQICAAGTRILVHRSRLDAVAEALGTVAKQQVLGDPLDAATTMGPLTTQRSLDRVLGYINTGRSEGAKLIAGGERVKRDGYFVQPTIFKGHNDMRVAREEIFGPVGVLIPFDSNEEALQIANATEYGLNAGIFSRDLRAANLLARGIRTGAVWINGFGLIDARLPWGGVKASGYGRENGAAGLDDVTHEKVVTTLL from the coding sequence ATGAGCTTGCATGTTACGCCAGTATCGCTCCAGGATGCTCTTCAACCCAATCTATACATTGACGGTGCCTTTCGTGAAGCATCCAAAGGCGAGGTTCTAGACGTCATCAATCCGACGACGGGCACGAAAATGGCCAGCGTTGCAGCTGGCGACGCTAGTGATATAGATGCCGCCGTTCAGGCCGCTCATCGCCAATTCGAAGAAGGCGCATGGCGCCGCCTAAGCGGCGCAGATCGCGGCAAGTTGATGTTTCGCGTAGCCGATCTTATCGAGCGCGATCTGAATCTCATTGCGGCAATGGAGGCGACGGACAACGGTAAGCCGGTTGGAATGGCCGCGAATGTTGATCTGCCGAACACCATTGATACGCTTCGCTATTACGCGGGTTGGGCGGACAAGCTCGAGGGACGCAGTATACCCACGGCCGGCGCTTTTGGGCGGCCGACCCTGTCATACACAATCCGCGAACCGCTCGGCGTGGTTGGAAGCATCGGTGCGTACAATGCGCCGACAATGTATATCGGCTGGAAATGCGCCGCTGCTCTCGCGGCAGGCAATACCGTGGTGCTAAAGCCGGCTGAAGAGGCACCCCTCACGTCTTTGTATATCGCCAAGCTGTTCGCCGAAGCTGGAGTTCCCAATGGCGTGTTCAACGTCGTTTCCGGTTATGGGCCCGTCGCGGGCATGGCGCTGCTGCGGCATCCCCTCGTCGCGAAAGTCAGTTATACCGGCGGGGGAGCCGTTGGCCGACTCCTGGCAAAGGAAGCTGCCGAGCTGCTCAAGCCGATTACTCTGGAACTGGGCGGCAAAGCGCCAATGATCGTGCTTGGAGATGCCGATCTCGACGCAGCGATTCCGTTTCTAGCCATGGGTCTTTTCGCTAACCAAGGACAAATCTGCGCCGCCGGAACACGCATTCTGGTTCATCGGTCGCGCCTGGACGCGGTCGCCGAGGCACTCGGTACGGTTGCCAAGCAGCAGGTTCTTGGCGATCCACTGGACGCAGCCACCACCATGGGCCCACTAACTACACAGCGGTCCCTCGATCGAGTGCTCGGCTATATAAACACCGGGCGCAGCGAAGGCGCGAAGCTCATTGCAGGCGGTGAGCGCGTCAAACGCGACGGCTACTTTGTGCAGCCAACTATCTTCAAGGGGCATAATGATATGCGTGTTGCGCGCGAAGAGATATTCGGCCCGGTTGGGGTTTTGATTCCATTCGATTCGAACGAGGAAGCGCTCCAAATCGCGAATGCGACCGAATATGGACTGAATGCCGGAATATTCAGCCGTGATCTACGGGCAGCAAACCTTCTGGCCCGTGGGATTCGGACCGGCGCAGTGTGGATTAACGGCTTTGGGTTGATCGATGCGCGACTGCCGTGGGGCGGAGTGAAAGCGTCCGGTTACGGGCGGGAGAACGGTGCAGCAGGCCTCGATGACGTGACACATGAGAAGGTCGTTACGACGCTGCTGTAA
- a CDS encoding aromatic-ring-hydroxylating dioxygenase subunit beta → MKAIKLQDAGSALATQTTPEFQHEIEQYLYREAALLDDRDWEGWEALFTDDGTYWVPLTHGQLDPLNHASLFYEDGMMREVRRRRLEHVHAWSQLPVTRTARVVGNVMILSGAKSLGQLRVRSTFQLTEWRARRDLRQQAGHYTHSLILVDNQWRIQQKRVDLINCDGIHNALEVCI, encoded by the coding sequence ATGAAGGCGATTAAGCTACAGGACGCTGGGTCGGCGCTCGCAACACAGACGACCCCGGAATTCCAGCACGAGATCGAACAGTATCTCTACCGCGAAGCCGCACTTCTAGATGACCGAGACTGGGAAGGGTGGGAAGCGCTCTTCACAGATGACGGCACTTACTGGGTGCCACTAACCCACGGCCAATTGGACCCGCTCAATCACGCCTCACTGTTCTACGAGGATGGAATGATGCGCGAAGTCAGGCGACGTCGGCTGGAGCATGTCCACGCCTGGTCGCAGCTGCCCGTGACGCGTACTGCGCGCGTCGTTGGAAACGTCATGATCCTGTCGGGGGCAAAAAGCCTGGGTCAGTTGAGGGTGCGCTCGACGTTCCAACTGACTGAGTGGCGCGCGCGACGCGACTTGCGTCAGCAAGCGGGCCACTATACGCACTCGCTCATACTTGTCGACAACCAATGGAGGATTCAGCAGAAGCGGGTCGACCTGATAAACTGCGATGGTATTCACAACGCGCTCGAGGTGTGTATTTGA
- a CDS encoding helix-turn-helix transcriptional regulator — MLLYIEQPYEMQQIALAHLIDRFNATRADIGFGSPSDLIYQPCAARHRLDCSVPEISGYSLPNREPGLQIVWQSGRAVQIDTAHDPISRRLKSSIEELRIRVKIARRLQVADRPFGIVCVDQTEDPQLWGSRDIAYFDLFVASVLSPLVAESLEHPSGLNVTLTAAERAVAELAARGLSYKSIAKVLEKSPNTVDNQLRSIRAKLGAHNQIEMIRALDLNC; from the coding sequence ATGTTGCTTTACATCGAGCAGCCATATGAAATGCAGCAGATCGCGCTGGCTCATCTAATCGACCGCTTCAATGCGACTAGGGCGGACATCGGATTTGGATCGCCGTCCGATCTCATCTATCAACCGTGCGCGGCGCGACACCGGTTGGATTGCAGTGTGCCGGAAATATCGGGTTACTCGCTGCCAAATCGAGAGCCTGGCCTTCAGATCGTGTGGCAATCCGGTCGCGCAGTTCAAATCGATACCGCGCATGATCCAATTTCCCGCCGATTGAAAAGCTCCATTGAGGAACTCAGAATCCGCGTCAAGATAGCGCGCCGCTTGCAGGTTGCAGATCGGCCTTTTGGCATAGTCTGCGTTGACCAGACGGAAGACCCTCAGCTCTGGGGTTCTAGGGACATTGCATACTTCGACCTCTTTGTCGCAAGCGTTCTGTCGCCGCTCGTTGCCGAAAGCTTGGAGCACCCTAGTGGATTGAATGTCACGCTCACGGCCGCTGAACGGGCCGTGGCGGAGCTGGCCGCTCGAGGGCTCAGCTATAAATCCATTGCGAAGGTTTTGGAAAAATCTCCCAATACAGTTGACAATCAGCTTCGGTCGATCCGCGCGAAACTCGGTGCTCACAATCAGATTGAGATGATACGCGCGCTTGACCTGAATTGCTGA
- a CDS encoding NAD(P)H-binding protein → MILILGATGQVGTRILSSLLEGGIGSTPIRVLARRPEAVQKFAGSIVDVRKGDFEDREEVVRALDGVTDVVLATGDDPGNAEREIRLIEWAKDATMPRIVKISAITASLTPRVSVGVAHGAVEDHLKASGLNWVILQPTFFLQSLALFRDPVRKQNVFPLPTHGGAVAFVDVRDIGVAAARVLLDLSLSRRTFILTGPEAWTLGQVCAALSERLGRRIRHVNPPHVLFKVMLFTFGRMPWSHASLISGVAKACAAGDEASVMTDLRDLIGRPPLGLDAYLDETIDQFR, encoded by the coding sequence ATGATCCTCATCTTAGGAGCAACGGGCCAGGTCGGGACACGTATCCTCAGCTCACTCTTGGAGGGCGGCATTGGCTCGACTCCCATTCGGGTGCTCGCGCGTCGTCCCGAAGCTGTACAAAAATTCGCGGGTTCAATCGTAGATGTTAGAAAGGGCGATTTCGAAGATCGCGAAGAAGTGGTCCGAGCCTTGGACGGCGTCACGGACGTTGTGCTCGCCACGGGCGACGACCCCGGGAATGCCGAGCGGGAGATTCGCTTGATCGAGTGGGCAAAGGACGCGACGATGCCTCGCATTGTCAAAATATCGGCAATCACCGCGAGTCTGACACCGCGGGTTAGCGTCGGCGTTGCTCATGGTGCCGTCGAGGATCATCTCAAAGCATCAGGTTTAAATTGGGTAATCCTGCAGCCGACGTTCTTCCTCCAGTCTCTCGCACTGTTCCGCGATCCCGTCCGGAAGCAAAATGTCTTTCCGCTTCCAACGCATGGTGGGGCCGTCGCCTTTGTCGATGTCAGAGACATTGGCGTCGCTGCCGCGCGCGTCTTGCTCGACCTGTCACTTTCGCGGAGAACCTTCATCCTTACCGGGCCGGAAGCCTGGACTTTGGGGCAGGTGTGCGCGGCGCTCAGTGAAAGGCTCGGGCGCAGGATCCGTCACGTCAACCCGCCTCATGTATTGTTCAAGGTAATGCTGTTTACGTTTGGCCGGATGCCGTGGAGCCATGCCAGCCTCATTTCCGGAGTTGCTAAGGCGTGCGCTGCGGGCGACGAAGCGAGTGTGATGACCGACTTGCGCGATCTGATCGGTCGACCCCCGCTCGGTTTGGACGCGTATCTCGATGAGACGATTGACCAATTCAGATAG
- a CDS encoding NAD(P)/FAD-dependent oxidoreductase → MKALTREDFTKRYDVVVVGAGHAGAQAAIALRQHKFVGTIAIVGDEPDLPYERPPLSKDYLSREKQFEQILLRPSRFWQDHGVDMLLGREVDMVDPADKKVIADDGSVIAYGALIWAAGGRARRLPCHGGELKGVHVVRTRANVDAILSHRDGVEKVVVIGGGYIGLETAAVLSKLGKDVTVLEAQDRVLARVAGPTISRFYEAEHRAHGVKIKLGVDVQRIEGEQGRVAGVCLASGEALDCQMVIVGIGITPSIDALISAGARYGNGVVVDECCRTTLPDIYAVGDCALHTSTFADGDEIRLESVQNANDMAMTAAKSIVGEPNPYRAVPWFWSNQYDLRLQTIGLSMGYDAEVVRGNPASRSFSVIYLKKSRIIALDCVNATKDFVQGRRLVERGLLAAAEILSDTNVALRDIP, encoded by the coding sequence ATGAAGGCTCTGACGCGCGAGGATTTCACGAAACGGTACGACGTCGTCGTCGTCGGAGCGGGCCATGCGGGTGCCCAAGCAGCGATCGCGCTCCGGCAACACAAATTCGTCGGCACGATCGCGATTGTCGGCGACGAGCCGGACCTCCCCTACGAGCGACCGCCGCTTTCGAAAGACTATCTGTCGCGGGAGAAGCAGTTCGAACAGATCCTGCTGCGCCCCTCGCGATTCTGGCAGGATCACGGGGTGGACATGCTGCTGGGTCGTGAGGTTGACATGGTCGATCCCGCCGACAAGAAGGTGATTGCCGACGACGGCAGCGTGATCGCATACGGAGCGCTGATCTGGGCGGCAGGAGGTCGCGCGCGACGTCTGCCTTGTCATGGGGGAGAATTGAAGGGCGTCCACGTCGTGCGTACGCGGGCCAATGTAGACGCGATCCTTTCACACCGAGACGGGGTCGAGAAGGTTGTCGTGATCGGCGGCGGCTACATCGGCCTCGAGACCGCCGCTGTTCTGTCGAAGCTGGGCAAGGACGTCACCGTCTTAGAGGCGCAGGATCGTGTACTTGCGCGTGTGGCGGGGCCGACGATTTCGCGCTTTTACGAGGCCGAACACCGAGCGCATGGCGTTAAAATCAAACTCGGCGTCGACGTGCAGCGGATAGAGGGCGAGCAGGGGCGTGTGGCTGGGGTTTGCCTGGCCTCAGGCGAGGCGCTGGATTGTCAGATGGTCATTGTCGGGATCGGCATTACCCCGTCCATCGACGCGCTGATCTCCGCGGGTGCTCGCTACGGCAACGGTGTCGTCGTAGACGAGTGCTGCCGCACGACACTTCCTGACATATATGCCGTCGGGGACTGCGCGCTCCATACGAGCACATTTGCGGATGGAGACGAAATCCGGCTGGAATCAGTGCAGAACGCCAACGACATGGCAATGACGGCGGCAAAGTCTATCGTGGGAGAGCCGAACCCCTATCGCGCCGTGCCATGGTTCTGGTCGAACCAGTATGACTTGCGACTTCAGACAATTGGTCTATCGATGGGGTACGACGCGGAGGTGGTCCGCGGAAACCCGGCATCGCGCTCCTTCTCGGTGATCTATCTCAAGAAGAGTCGAATCATTGCCTTGGACTGCGTCAATGCGACCAAGGATTTTGTGCAGGGCAGGCGTCTGGTCGAGCGCGGGCTGCTTGCAGCCGCCGAGATACTCTCTGATACGAATGTCGCCTTGCGCGACATACCCTAG
- a CDS encoding alpha/beta hydrolase: protein MSRSKEYKVEGVRVETAEPAKSDQRPPIVFVHGGCHGSWSWEKFLPYFADAGWECHALNWYGHNGSDSLPRERFVRRSIADVTEEIGHVASRFATPPIVIGHSMGGLASQKYAEQNPVAALVLTASVVPKEVAGMNIEIPVDMAQPWGPPSLEDSLHMFFQGLTKNEAEHYYPLLCAESPQAVIEATRCTVSIDKTRISGPVLVLAAELDGLTPPNTGRALAEFYGADYRYFRGRGHNLLLEPRWQETAGIVADWLERSVL from the coding sequence ATGAGTCGCAGCAAAGAATATAAAGTCGAAGGTGTTCGCGTTGAAACGGCTGAGCCAGCTAAATCAGACCAGCGGCCGCCGATTGTGTTTGTCCATGGGGGATGTCATGGAAGCTGGTCGTGGGAAAAGTTCTTGCCATACTTTGCAGATGCTGGTTGGGAGTGCCACGCACTCAACTGGTACGGTCATAATGGGTCGGATTCCCTTCCGAGAGAACGGTTCGTCCGGCGTAGCATTGCCGATGTAACCGAGGAGATTGGCCATGTGGCCAGCCGGTTTGCCACTCCGCCGATCGTCATCGGCCACAGCATGGGCGGGCTCGCATCTCAGAAGTATGCTGAGCAGAACCCAGTTGCTGCTCTGGTTCTGACCGCGTCAGTGGTACCCAAGGAAGTTGCCGGTATGAACATTGAGATACCGGTGGATATGGCCCAACCCTGGGGTCCCCCGTCATTGGAGGACTCCTTGCATATGTTCTTTCAGGGGCTGACAAAGAATGAAGCCGAGCATTATTACCCTCTGCTCTGCGCTGAGTCGCCGCAAGCGGTGATTGAGGCGACACGTTGTACGGTATCCATCGACAAAACTCGCATATCGGGTCCGGTCCTGGTCCTCGCGGCGGAACTGGATGGGTTAACACCCCCCAATACTGGGCGGGCATTGGCGGAATTTTACGGCGCCGACTATCGCTACTTTCGAGGGCGTGGGCATAATTTACTACTTGAGCCCAGATGGCAGGAGACGGCTGGTATAGTTGCCGATTGGCTGGAGCGATCGGTACTTTGA
- a CDS encoding nitronate monooxygenase family protein, with product MAAQHTIETKFTREYGVRYPFACAGMAFAGSSPALPIAVGQAGGIGAYGVGPLPAPVVAQHVAAIRAAVDAPLNLNFITLLTDESHMALCEELRPAIVSFHWGHPRRQWIERLHRAGCKIWEQVGSVDDARRAVGDGIDLIVAQGTEAGGHNYGSLPTFVLVPAIVDAVAPALVLAAGGIADGRGVAAALALGADGVWVGTRMVATTEADVSAEYKERLTRACGTETTLTSLWGRQMGGFNPMRVVVNKIVGEWAHRENAVPSDGESQPVVGEMTMAGQRIVMHRFSSFVPLASAVADIEQMPLCSGQGVGVIKGIEPAAVVIETMMRDACDIIANLSPRSR from the coding sequence ATGGCCGCTCAACACACAATCGAAACGAAATTCACTCGTGAATACGGAGTACGTTATCCATTTGCTTGCGCCGGAATGGCCTTCGCTGGTTCAAGCCCGGCACTCCCCATCGCAGTCGGTCAAGCTGGAGGTATTGGTGCGTACGGCGTTGGCCCGCTTCCGGCCCCGGTGGTAGCTCAGCACGTCGCGGCAATTCGCGCGGCGGTAGATGCACCTTTGAACCTCAACTTCATTACACTTTTGACCGATGAGAGTCACATGGCGCTTTGCGAGGAGCTGCGACCTGCGATCGTCTCCTTTCACTGGGGACACCCTCGTCGACAATGGATCGAACGCCTACATCGAGCCGGGTGCAAGATTTGGGAGCAGGTTGGTTCGGTTGACGATGCTCGCCGTGCCGTGGGTGACGGCATCGATCTGATAGTCGCGCAAGGGACTGAGGCTGGTGGACACAACTATGGCAGCCTTCCGACATTCGTACTTGTTCCGGCGATCGTTGACGCGGTTGCTCCGGCGCTCGTGCTTGCCGCGGGAGGTATCGCCGACGGGCGCGGTGTAGCCGCAGCGTTGGCCTTGGGTGCTGATGGTGTCTGGGTTGGCACGAGAATGGTAGCGACGACGGAAGCGGACGTCTCCGCTGAGTACAAGGAGCGCTTGACGCGCGCCTGCGGTACCGAAACGACGTTGACCAGCCTTTGGGGCAGGCAGATGGGTGGGTTCAACCCGATGCGTGTCGTTGTCAACAAGATAGTGGGCGAGTGGGCTCATCGCGAGAATGCCGTTCCAAGTGATGGCGAGTCACAGCCGGTCGTCGGCGAGATGACGATGGCTGGTCAACGTATCGTTATGCACCGCTTCAGCAGCTTCGTTCCGCTGGCGTCCGCCGTCGCCGACATAGAGCAGATGCCCCTATGCAGCGGGCAAGGTGTTGGCGTCATCAAAGGGATCGAACCGGCCGCCGTGGTTATCGAGACGATGATGCGCGACGCTTGCGATATCATTGCCAATCTCAGCCCGAGGTCGAGATAG